In one Cystobacter fuscus DSM 2262 genomic region, the following are encoded:
- the nrfD gene encoding NrfD/PsrC family molybdoenzyme membrane anchor subunit: protein MSKGIRPEDLDKRGDGREIDTSRGELSGEGAWQRVKRLDEANPARAVLHTRPTPSDVTSATPSYYGQPVLKEPIWIWTIPLYFYVGGTAGAASLLGATAEVLGGERLRPLGVRCRWIGAVGDSVSAGLLIYDLGRPERFLHMLRVFRPTSPMNLGTWILSGSGAMNGAAAVLSGQKGWLGRAGDGAALIGGLLGMPLAGYTAVLITNTSVALWQSVHKSLPLLFMASSVAGAGSLLRLLPHKPEEERILHLFGMGGKVAALAAGLAAHRDATRVEAVGKPLHQGWTGAMWVAAHVCTAASLGMDLVPGRRRPAMKVAAAVLGTAGELFTRFAMFYAGKKSSRDAQATFQGQRQGLGAAEVTGHTLASDGKPLKFPLPVLK from the coding sequence GTGAGTAAAGGCATCCGGCCGGAGGATCTGGACAAGCGCGGGGACGGGCGCGAGATCGACACGAGCCGGGGTGAGCTGTCCGGCGAGGGCGCCTGGCAGCGGGTGAAGCGGTTGGACGAGGCCAACCCCGCGCGCGCGGTGCTGCACACGCGGCCCACCCCATCCGACGTCACCTCGGCGACGCCGAGCTACTACGGGCAGCCCGTGCTCAAGGAGCCGATATGGATCTGGACCATTCCGCTCTACTTCTACGTGGGCGGCACGGCGGGCGCGGCGAGCCTGTTGGGCGCGACGGCGGAGGTGCTCGGTGGCGAGCGCCTGCGGCCCCTGGGTGTGCGCTGCCGGTGGATCGGCGCGGTGGGCGACAGCGTGAGCGCGGGACTGCTCATCTATGACCTGGGCCGGCCCGAGCGCTTCCTCCACATGCTGCGCGTCTTCCGTCCCACCTCGCCCATGAACCTGGGTACGTGGATCCTCTCCGGCTCGGGGGCGATGAACGGCGCGGCCGCGGTGCTCTCGGGCCAGAAGGGCTGGCTCGGGCGGGCGGGAGACGGCGCGGCCCTGATCGGCGGCCTCCTGGGCATGCCGCTCGCCGGGTACACGGCGGTGCTCATCACCAACACGTCGGTGGCCCTCTGGCAGTCCGTCCACAAGAGCCTGCCCCTCTTGTTCATGGCCTCGTCGGTGGCGGGCGCGGGCAGCCTGCTGCGACTGCTGCCCCATAAGCCCGAGGAGGAGCGAATCCTCCACCTGTTCGGCATGGGGGGAAAGGTGGCCGCGCTCGCCGCGGGGCTCGCCGCCCACCGCGACGCCACGCGCGTGGAGGCCGTGGGCAAGCCGCTGCACCAGGGGTGGACGGGGGCGATGTGGGTGGCGGCCCACGTCTGCACCGCGGCGTCGCTCGGGATGGATCTGGTGCCGGGCCGGCGGCGCCCGGCGATGAAGGTGGCCGCGGCGGTGCTGGGCACGGCGGGGGAGCTCTTCACGCGCTTCGCCATGTTCTACGCGGGCAAGAAGTCCTCGAGAGATGCCCAGGCCACCTTCCAGGGCCAGCGCCAGGGACTGGGCGCCGCGGAGGTGACGGGACACACCCTCGCCTCGGACGGCAAGCCGCTGAAATTCCCCCTTCCCGTCCTGAAATGA
- a CDS encoding phytoene desaturase family protein produces MSSVLDAIVVGAGPNGLSAAVTLARAGRSVRVVEAAPTPGGGARSAELTLPGYVHDVCSAVHPLAVASPFLRQLPLADHGLEWVHPDAPLAHPLEDGSAAVLERSLEATARGLGPDSRRYERWMRPMVHAFEDIMAQLGDPFRLPRHPLRLARFGLRALRSAHAQARSAFQGPLARALFAGGAAHSFSALEHPLTSAFGILLLTSGHAVGWPFPRGGTQKLVDALVSYLGVLGGEVVTGQRVTNVDELPRARAVLLDVTPAQLVKLAGHRLPPRYVEKLRRFRYGPGVFKVDWALAGPIPWRAFGCSRAGTVHVGGSLEEISASEAAVARGQVPERPFVLVAQHTPFDDSRAPKGRHTGWAYCHVPNGCTEDMTARIEAQMERFAPGFGELVLARHTRSPAQYEAYNANCIGGDISGGAMEGLQLLARPVASLVPYATPDPRLYLCSSSTPPGAGVHGLCGFLAARALLASEVWRKG; encoded by the coding sequence ATGAGTTCGGTGCTCGACGCGATCGTGGTGGGCGCGGGACCCAATGGGCTCTCCGCCGCGGTGACCCTGGCCCGCGCGGGCCGCTCGGTGCGAGTCGTGGAGGCGGCTCCCACCCCCGGCGGCGGCGCACGCTCGGCCGAGCTCACCCTGCCCGGCTACGTCCACGACGTCTGCTCCGCCGTCCACCCGCTCGCCGTGGCCTCGCCCTTCCTGCGCCAGCTCCCCCTCGCCGACCACGGGCTCGAATGGGTGCACCCGGACGCGCCCCTCGCCCACCCCCTGGAGGATGGCAGCGCCGCCGTGCTCGAGCGCTCCCTGGAGGCCACCGCGCGGGGACTCGGCCCCGACTCCAGGCGCTACGAGCGCTGGATGCGCCCCATGGTGCACGCCTTCGAGGACATCATGGCCCAGCTCGGAGATCCGTTCCGCCTGCCCCGCCATCCGCTGCGGCTCGCCCGCTTCGGCCTGCGCGCCCTGCGCTCCGCCCACGCCCAGGCCCGGAGCGCCTTCCAGGGTCCTCTCGCCCGCGCCCTCTTCGCCGGCGGCGCCGCGCACTCCTTCTCCGCCCTCGAGCACCCCCTCACCTCCGCCTTCGGCATCCTCCTGCTCACCTCGGGTCACGCCGTCGGCTGGCCGTTTCCCCGAGGCGGCACCCAGAAGCTCGTGGACGCGCTCGTGAGCTACCTGGGCGTGCTCGGCGGCGAGGTCGTCACCGGCCAGCGCGTGACGAACGTGGATGAGCTGCCCCGCGCGCGCGCCGTGCTGCTCGACGTGACGCCCGCGCAGCTCGTGAAGCTCGCCGGCCACCGGCTGCCGCCCCGCTACGTGGAGAAGCTGCGGCGCTTCCGCTACGGGCCCGGCGTGTTCAAGGTGGATTGGGCCCTCGCCGGCCCCATCCCCTGGCGGGCCTTCGGGTGCTCCCGCGCGGGCACCGTGCACGTGGGCGGCAGCCTGGAGGAGATCTCCGCGAGCGAGGCCGCGGTGGCCCGGGGACAGGTGCCCGAGCGCCCCTTCGTGCTCGTGGCCCAGCACACGCCCTTCGATGACAGCCGCGCGCCCAAGGGGCGGCATACCGGATGGGCGTACTGCCACGTGCCCAACGGCTGCACCGAGGACATGACGGCGCGCATCGAGGCGCAGATGGAGCGCTTCGCCCCGGGCTTCGGTGAGCTCGTGCTCGCCCGGCACACGCGCTCGCCCGCGCAATACGAGGCGTACAACGCCAACTGCATCGGCGGGGACATCTCCGGCGGCGCCATGGAGGGCCTGCAACTGCTCGCCCGTCCCGTGGCGAGCCTCGTGCCCTACGCCACGCCGGATCCCCGTCTCTATCTGTGCTCGTCCTCCACGCCCCCCGGGGCCGGGGTGCATGGGCTGTGTGGCTTCCTCGCCGCGCGCGCCCTGCTTGCCAGCGAGGTGTGGCGCAAGGGGTAG
- a CDS encoding ankyrin repeat domain-containing protein has product MANLIDAVRLGDTGVVRALFERDPQSLHRGDARGMTPLMWAAWHGTVELVRWLLAHGAQAAVKDIRGATALMLAAERGHLEAVRELVSRADVDERGEALRHAVGAGQHEVTAWLLDEAGAPLEYGGAEGKTPLTCAVLGGHSALADELLRRGADLTAPSSHFLPLENLQDSGWQPLHYAADRRHALLVQQLLDAGAAVDAATSLGTTPLMLAVLRGDEDTVRLLLRAGAEPLREDLGRASALSLSRRQGKPHITRLLERRAEEAPLTRVLHRVKGLGGRAP; this is encoded by the coding sequence ATGGCCAACCTGATTGATGCCGTGCGGTTGGGAGACACGGGCGTGGTCCGAGCGCTGTTCGAGCGGGATCCCCAATCCCTGCATCGAGGAGACGCGCGGGGAATGACGCCGCTGATGTGGGCGGCGTGGCATGGCACGGTGGAGCTGGTGCGCTGGCTGCTCGCGCACGGCGCGCAGGCGGCGGTGAAAGACATCCGGGGCGCCACGGCGCTGATGCTCGCGGCCGAGCGGGGCCACCTGGAGGCGGTGCGCGAGCTGGTGTCCCGGGCGGACGTGGACGAGCGGGGCGAGGCACTGCGGCACGCGGTGGGCGCCGGGCAGCACGAGGTGACGGCCTGGCTGCTGGACGAGGCGGGAGCACCGCTCGAGTACGGCGGAGCGGAGGGAAAGACGCCCCTGACGTGCGCCGTGCTCGGAGGCCACTCGGCCCTGGCGGACGAGTTGCTGCGGCGGGGGGCGGACCTCACGGCGCCCAGCTCCCACTTCCTCCCCCTGGAGAACCTCCAGGACTCCGGCTGGCAACCCCTGCACTACGCCGCGGACCGCCGGCACGCGCTGCTCGTGCAACAACTGCTCGACGCGGGCGCCGCGGTGGACGCCGCGACGAGCCTGGGCACCACCCCGCTGATGCTGGCCGTGCTCCGGGGGGACGAGGACACCGTGCGGCTGCTGTTGCGCGCGGGCGCGGAGCCGCTGCGCGAGGACCTGGGCCGCGCCAGCGCGCTGTCGCTGTCACGGCGGCAGGGCAAACCCCACATCACCCGGCTGCTCGAGCGCCGGGCCGAGGAAGCCCCTCTCACGCGCGTGCTCCACCGCGTGAAGGGCCTGGGCGGGCGCGCCCCCTGA
- a CDS encoding serine/threonine-protein kinase: MPTKGPGTDPLLGTCLGSFRLTRKLDQGGMGTVYLGEHVDIGSRVAIKVLHPRLSGSCQVMRRFRMEARAVNLIGHENIVSIIDINPAPPRPYLVMEYLEGEPLSALLARGPVRPEVAVALLTQVCDALEATHAQGIVHRDLKPGNLFLVQRGQGPAFVKVLDFGIAKLMDTEERTTDTAEGAIVGSADYMAPEQSRGERLDGRADLYALGVIAYQLLAGRRPFEEKSLTALLLAHQTKQPIAPHVLRPGVPSALSSVILRTLAKDPEDRYQNASTLRGALQVALEQGHTRPAARTTPTTLSTFVLNPALELPVRVTTPGPGSTSETLRCTELTRAGMFLCTQRLPPLLSRLRVSLAHPEGELSCECEVVRHVLPEEALTWGMEPGFGVQLVEPSISFKAAVAHLMLGQPLDTLRPPIDPAAEAEVEQVLAPYYVRGIEDLYAVLALATDKSCEELRLRARRAGQVLERLCERPISPALRARVHVVLERVRKAADTLGHPRRRALYDAERGNFAGVVRCLSEGLTVSQLEELRHDFLARHPHSQASLKAHLARARTHHQSGMLALARDDYERALLLDPLSLDLHRQYHAVCRALEREAPVPPRNKASGA, encoded by the coding sequence GTGCCCACCAAGGGGCCCGGGACGGATCCGCTCCTGGGCACGTGTCTGGGCAGCTTCCGGCTCACCCGCAAGCTGGATCAGGGCGGCATGGGCACCGTGTACCTGGGCGAGCACGTGGACATTGGCAGCCGCGTGGCCATCAAGGTGCTCCATCCCCGGTTGAGCGGCTCGTGCCAGGTGATGCGCCGCTTCCGCATGGAGGCGCGCGCGGTGAACCTCATCGGCCACGAGAACATCGTCAGCATCATCGACATCAACCCGGCGCCGCCCCGGCCCTACCTCGTCATGGAGTACCTGGAGGGCGAGCCCCTGTCGGCGCTGCTCGCCCGGGGCCCGGTGCGCCCCGAGGTGGCCGTGGCCCTGCTCACCCAGGTGTGCGACGCGCTGGAGGCCACGCACGCCCAGGGCATCGTCCACCGGGATCTCAAACCGGGCAACCTCTTCCTCGTGCAGCGCGGCCAGGGCCCCGCCTTCGTCAAGGTGCTCGACTTCGGCATCGCCAAGCTGATGGACACCGAGGAGCGCACCACCGACACCGCCGAGGGCGCCATCGTCGGTTCGGCGGACTACATGGCGCCGGAGCAGTCGCGCGGCGAGCGGTTGGATGGCCGCGCGGACCTCTACGCCCTGGGCGTCATCGCCTACCAGTTGCTCGCCGGGCGGCGGCCCTTCGAGGAGAAGTCGCTCACCGCGCTGCTGCTCGCGCACCAGACCAAGCAGCCCATTGCCCCGCACGTGCTGCGCCCCGGGGTGCCCTCGGCGCTCTCCAGCGTCATCCTCCGCACGCTCGCCAAGGATCCCGAGGACCGCTACCAGAACGCCTCCACGCTGCGCGGCGCGCTCCAGGTGGCGCTCGAGCAGGGCCATACGCGGCCCGCGGCCCGCACCACGCCCACCACCCTGTCCACCTTCGTGCTCAACCCCGCGCTGGAGCTGCCCGTGCGGGTGACGACGCCGGGTCCCGGCTCCACGAGCGAGACGCTGCGCTGCACGGAGCTCACGCGCGCGGGCATGTTCCTGTGCACCCAGCGCCTGCCGCCCCTGCTGTCGCGGCTGAGGGTGTCCCTCGCGCACCCCGAGGGCGAGCTGAGCTGCGAGTGCGAGGTGGTGCGGCACGTGCTGCCCGAAGAGGCGCTCACCTGGGGCATGGAGCCGGGCTTCGGCGTGCAGCTCGTGGAGCCCTCCATCTCCTTCAAGGCCGCGGTGGCCCACCTGATGCTCGGCCAGCCGCTGGACACGCTGCGCCCCCCCATAGATCCCGCCGCGGAGGCCGAGGTGGAGCAGGTGCTCGCCCCGTATTACGTGCGCGGCATCGAGGATCTCTACGCCGTGCTCGCCCTGGCCACGGACAAGAGCTGCGAGGAGCTGCGGCTGCGCGCGCGCCGTGCCGGACAGGTCCTGGAGCGGCTGTGCGAGCGGCCCATCTCCCCGGCCCTGCGCGCCCGCGTCCACGTGGTGCTCGAGCGCGTGCGCAAGGCGGCCGACACGCTCGGCCACCCACGGCGCCGCGCCCTCTACGACGCCGAGCGCGGCAACTTCGCCGGCGTGGTGCGCTGTCTGTCCGAGGGGCTCACCGTGAGCCAGTTGGAGGAGCTGCGCCATGACTTCCTCGCCCGGCATCCGCACAGCCAGGCCTCGTTGAAGGCCCACCTGGCCCGGGCGCGCACCCACCACCAGTCCGGCATGCTCGCGCTCGCGCGGGATGACTACGAGCGCGCCCTGCTGTTGGATCCCCTCTCCCTGGACCTGCACCGGCAGTACCACGCCGTCTGCCGCGCGCTGGAGCGCGAGGCCCCCGTTCCTCCGAGGAACAAGGCCTCCGGCGCCTAG
- a CDS encoding phospholipase D-like domain-containing protein: MSHTPPRGTLVVEPRHGLQLVQGPVQPIVPTALPTEGSSAPCPQLRPGHQVELVCNGRIFEVIEQEIARARSSIHLCIYIWRPGKVSDRLVAALEERARAGVACRLLVDAVGSRGGFEKSVRPRLERAGCEVRRFHPPRLRHFWRLLLRNHRKLLVIDGRVGLTGGWCISDEWDGHGQSEHEWRDTNVRVHGPAALAQMQATFSEDWQHAGGEPLPADSFPALAPEGPSRAAFIQSRARPGAEPAERMLEAVFSAARRRLWISSGYFAINDAFTRLLIGLRRAGVDVRVLVPGPINDVPVARAMQRSTYRSLIKHGVRLWEYQPTMMHAKTAVVDEEQCIVGSTNLDPFSLNVLQEGSLVVEDPSLNTALARAFLQDLDVSREVLATPWYYLLVSGVRRVLWWIFDRFD, translated from the coding sequence ATGAGCCACACGCCACCCCGAGGCACCCTGGTCGTCGAGCCCCGTCACGGGCTCCAGCTCGTCCAGGGCCCCGTCCAGCCCATCGTTCCCACCGCCCTCCCCACCGAGGGTTCCTCCGCGCCGTGCCCCCAGTTGCGGCCCGGTCATCAGGTGGAGCTGGTGTGCAACGGCCGCATCTTCGAGGTCATCGAGCAGGAGATTGCCCGGGCCCGTTCGAGCATCCACCTGTGCATCTACATCTGGCGTCCGGGCAAGGTGTCGGATCGCCTCGTGGCGGCCCTGGAGGAGAGGGCGCGCGCGGGCGTTGCCTGCCGACTGCTCGTGGACGCAGTGGGCAGCCGGGGTGGCTTCGAGAAGTCCGTGCGGCCCCGTCTGGAGCGCGCCGGGTGCGAGGTCCGTCGCTTCCACCCTCCCCGCCTCCGCCACTTCTGGCGGCTGCTCCTGCGCAACCATCGCAAGCTGCTCGTCATCGACGGACGCGTGGGGCTCACCGGCGGCTGGTGCATCTCGGACGAGTGGGATGGCCACGGCCAGAGCGAGCACGAGTGGCGGGACACCAACGTGCGCGTGCACGGCCCCGCCGCCCTCGCGCAGATGCAGGCCACCTTCTCCGAGGACTGGCAGCACGCCGGTGGCGAGCCGCTCCCCGCAGACTCCTTCCCCGCCCTCGCTCCCGAGGGCCCCTCCCGCGCCGCCTTCATCCAGAGCCGCGCCCGCCCCGGCGCCGAGCCCGCCGAGCGGATGCTGGAAGCCGTCTTCAGCGCCGCCCGGCGCCGGCTGTGGATCTCCAGCGGCTACTTCGCCATCAACGACGCCTTCACCCGCCTGCTCATCGGCTTGCGGCGCGCCGGCGTGGACGTGCGCGTGCTCGTGCCGGGCCCCATCAACGACGTCCCCGTGGCGCGCGCCATGCAGCGCTCCACCTACCGCTCCCTGATCAAGCACGGCGTGCGCCTCTGGGAATACCAACCCACGATGATGCACGCCAAGACGGCCGTGGTGGACGAAGAGCAGTGCATCGTCGGCTCCACCAACCTGGATCCCTTCTCCCTCAACGTGCTGCAGGAGGGCTCGCTCGTGGTGGAGGACCCGTCCCTCAACACGGCACTCGCGCGGGCGTTCCTCCAGGACCTCGACGTCTCGCGCGAGGTGCTCGCGACGCCCTGGTACTACCTCCTGGTCTCCGGCGTACGCCGCGTCCTGTGGTGGATATTCGACCGCTTCGATTGA
- the fdh gene encoding formate dehydrogenase yields the protein MGLFDLLSRWPLLRQLKRKDALGLGESAMSERSRQLEPRTVRADKVVPSVCPYCAVGCGQKVYVKDGKILDIEGDETSPISRGRLCPKGSASFQLVTGNHRVHDVLYRKPGAMQWEKLPLHKAMDMLAERVKKARDATWQAKTESGDVVNRTLGIAHLGGATLDNEENYLIKKLFTAGLGIVQVENQARIUHSSTVPGLGITLGRGGATNFQQDLANSDCILIQGSNMAECHPVGFQWVMEARERGATVIHVDPRFSRTSAMADVFVPLRAGTDIAFLGGIIHYILENERYFHDYVVHYTNAPAIIREDFQDTEQLDGLFSGYDPETGKYQPHTWQYEGLDGVVAAAGHKEIFAEPGAGGHGKVQGKHITEVSRDKTLQHPRCVFQVLKRHYARYTPAVVSRICGVPEELFLKVARTLCDNSGRERTSAICYAVGWTQHSVGVQNIRSAGIIQLLLGNIGRPGGGIMALRGHASIQGSSDIPTLYNLLPGYIPMPHAPDAQRFDQYVHNNVSASGWWSEFPKYIVSLLKAYYGDAATKQNDWGFHWLPKLTGDHSHMTTVADMADGKVKGYFVMGQNPVVGSMNGALHRKALHKLEWLVVTDLTLIETAEFWRTAPEVVRGDVRPQDIQTEVFFFPSAAHTEKSGSFTNTQRLLQWHSQAVEPPGQARSDLQFIFELGRRLKALYADSTEEKDRPLQALTWDYPTHGPLDEPDAEAVLREINGYTVKDGVPVPGFTKLEADGSTACGCWIYSGAYADGVNQAARRKPGQEQTIVAPEWGWAWPANRRLLYNRASADPEGRPWSERKKYVWWDEGQRRWTGEDVPDFIADRHPSYRAKKGDQGLDTLSGDDPFLLQADGKGWLFAPSGMVDGPLPTHYEPLESSVQNFLYGQQCNPARYEWRRRDNPMARAWADPRYPYMLTTYRLTEHHTAGGMSRWLSWLSELQPEMFVEVSPELAAQAELENGGWCTVSTARGQVECRVLVTERLRPLKVGDKLVHQVGMPYHWGYTGRVKGESTNDLTAFSADPNVSIQESKVLACNVLPGRRGQGRLAAMGWEPPPLPPGVVEVPRDKEGVGPPMPQPEQDARE from the coding sequence GTGGGACTCTTCGACCTGCTGTCGCGATGGCCCCTCCTGCGGCAGCTAAAGCGCAAGGACGCGCTCGGCCTGGGCGAGTCGGCCATGAGCGAGCGCAGCCGTCAGTTGGAGCCGCGCACCGTCCGGGCCGACAAGGTCGTCCCCTCCGTGTGCCCCTACTGCGCCGTGGGCTGCGGCCAGAAGGTCTACGTGAAGGACGGGAAGATCCTCGACATCGAGGGGGACGAGACGTCTCCCATCTCGCGCGGCCGGCTGTGTCCCAAGGGCAGCGCCAGCTTCCAGCTCGTCACGGGCAACCACCGCGTCCACGACGTGCTCTACCGCAAGCCGGGCGCCATGCAGTGGGAGAAGCTTCCCCTGCACAAGGCCATGGACATGCTCGCCGAGCGCGTGAAGAAGGCGCGCGACGCCACGTGGCAGGCGAAGACGGAATCCGGCGACGTGGTCAACCGCACCCTGGGCATCGCGCACCTGGGCGGCGCCACGCTCGACAACGAGGAGAACTATCTCATCAAGAAGCTCTTCACCGCGGGACTCGGCATCGTCCAGGTGGAGAACCAGGCTCGAATATGACACTCCTCCACGGTGCCCGGTCTGGGCATCACGCTAGGACGAGGCGGGGCCACCAACTTCCAGCAGGATCTGGCCAACTCGGATTGCATCCTCATCCAGGGGAGCAACATGGCCGAGTGCCATCCGGTGGGCTTCCAGTGGGTGATGGAGGCGCGTGAGCGCGGCGCCACCGTCATCCACGTGGATCCACGCTTCTCGCGCACCAGCGCCATGGCCGACGTGTTCGTGCCCCTGCGCGCGGGCACGGACATCGCGTTCCTCGGCGGCATCATCCACTACATCCTGGAGAACGAGCGCTACTTCCACGACTACGTGGTGCACTACACCAACGCGCCCGCCATCATCCGCGAGGACTTCCAGGACACCGAGCAGCTCGACGGGCTCTTCAGCGGCTATGACCCGGAGACGGGCAAGTACCAGCCCCACACCTGGCAGTACGAGGGGCTGGACGGAGTGGTGGCCGCCGCGGGCCACAAGGAGATCTTCGCCGAACCCGGCGCGGGCGGTCACGGCAAGGTGCAGGGCAAGCACATCACCGAGGTGTCGCGGGACAAGACGCTCCAGCACCCGCGCTGCGTCTTCCAGGTGCTCAAGCGCCACTACGCGCGCTACACGCCAGCCGTCGTCTCACGCATCTGCGGCGTCCCCGAGGAGCTGTTCCTCAAGGTGGCCAGGACGCTGTGCGACAACTCGGGGCGCGAGCGCACGAGCGCCATCTGCTACGCGGTGGGTTGGACGCAGCACTCGGTGGGCGTGCAGAACATCCGCTCGGCCGGCATCATCCAGTTGCTCCTGGGCAACATCGGCCGGCCCGGTGGCGGCATCATGGCCCTGCGCGGCCACGCCTCCATCCAGGGCTCCAGCGACATCCCCACGCTCTACAACCTGCTGCCCGGCTACATCCCCATGCCGCACGCGCCGGACGCGCAGCGCTTCGACCAGTACGTGCACAACAACGTGTCGGCCAGCGGCTGGTGGAGCGAGTTCCCCAAGTACATCGTCTCGCTGCTCAAGGCGTACTACGGCGACGCCGCGACGAAGCAGAACGACTGGGGCTTCCACTGGCTGCCCAAGCTCACCGGGGACCACTCGCACATGACGACCGTGGCCGACATGGCCGACGGCAAGGTGAAGGGCTACTTCGTCATGGGGCAGAACCCCGTGGTGGGCTCGATGAACGGGGCCCTGCACCGCAAGGCCCTGCACAAGCTCGAGTGGCTGGTGGTGACGGACCTCACCCTCATCGAGACGGCCGAGTTCTGGCGCACCGCTCCGGAAGTCGTCCGCGGCGACGTGCGGCCCCAGGACATCCAGACCGAGGTCTTCTTCTTCCCGAGCGCCGCGCACACGGAGAAGTCCGGCTCGTTCACCAACACCCAGCGCCTGTTGCAGTGGCACTCGCAGGCGGTGGAGCCCCCGGGCCAGGCCCGGAGCGATCTGCAATTCATCTTCGAGCTGGGGCGCCGGCTCAAGGCGCTCTACGCGGACTCCACCGAGGAGAAGGACCGGCCCCTCCAGGCGCTCACCTGGGACTATCCCACCCACGGTCCGCTCGACGAGCCGGACGCCGAGGCCGTGCTCAGGGAGATCAACGGCTACACGGTGAAGGACGGAGTGCCCGTGCCGGGCTTCACGAAACTCGAGGCCGACGGCAGCACGGCGTGTGGCTGTTGGATCTACTCGGGTGCTTACGCGGACGGGGTGAACCAGGCGGCGCGGCGCAAGCCCGGCCAGGAGCAGACGATCGTGGCGCCCGAGTGGGGGTGGGCGTGGCCGGCCAACCGGCGGCTGCTCTACAACCGCGCCTCGGCGGATCCCGAGGGCCGCCCGTGGAGCGAGCGCAAGAAGTACGTCTGGTGGGACGAGGGCCAGCGCCGGTGGACGGGCGAGGACGTGCCCGACTTCATCGCGGACCGGCATCCCTCGTACCGGGCGAAGAAGGGCGACCAGGGGCTGGACACGCTCTCCGGGGATGATCCCTTCCTCCTGCAGGCGGATGGCAAGGGGTGGCTGTTCGCGCCGAGCGGCATGGTGGACGGCCCGCTGCCCACGCACTACGAGCCGCTGGAGTCCTCGGTGCAAAACTTCCTCTATGGGCAGCAGTGCAACCCGGCGCGCTATGAGTGGCGGCGCCGCGACAACCCCATGGCGCGGGCGTGGGCGGATCCGCGCTACCCGTACATGCTCACCACGTACCGGCTCACCGAGCACCACACGGCGGGCGGCATGTCGCGCTGGCTGTCGTGGTTGAGCGAGCTGCAGCCGGAGATGTTCGTGGAGGTGTCGCCGGAGCTGGCGGCCCAGGCGGAGCTGGAGAACGGCGGCTGGTGCACGGTGTCCACGGCGCGCGGCCAGGTGGAGTGCCGGGTGCTGGTGACCGAGCGCCTGCGGCCGCTGAAGGTGGGCGACAAGCTCGTGCACCAGGTGGGCATGCCCTACCACTGGGGCTACACGGGGCGGGTGAAGGGCGAGAGCACCAATGACCTCACGGCCTTCTCGGCGGACCCGAACGTCTCCATCCAGGAGTCCAAGGTGCTCGCGTGCAACGTGCTGCCGGGGCGGCGCGGGCAGGGCAGGCTCGCGGCGATGGGCTGGGAGCCGCCGCCGCTGCCCCCGGGCGTGGTCGAGGTGCCGCGAGACAAGGAAGGCGTGGGTCCGCCCATGCCCCAACCCGAGCAGGACGCGAGGGAGTAG
- a CDS encoding 4Fe-4S dicluster domain-containing protein: MGQKGFFTDTTICIGCKACEVACKQWNQLPEDGLELTGMSYDNTGHLGASTWRHVAFVERPVPMPGHTVGLVDFSWLMSSDVCKHCQRAGCLEACPTGAIIRTEFDTVYVQPDVCNGCGYCVTACPFGVIDRREDDGRAWKCTLCYDRLGEGMTPACAKACPTASIQYGDVDELRERARRRVEQLHEKGLGEAYLYGADPESQPGTGGLNAFFLLVDKPEVYNLPPDPVVPTMKGKESWAMAGWGALGMAALALGAVLLGGGSTRE, from the coding sequence ATGGGACAGAAGGGCTTCTTCACCGACACGACCATCTGCATTGGCTGCAAGGCGTGCGAGGTGGCCTGCAAGCAGTGGAACCAGTTGCCCGAGGACGGCCTGGAGCTCACGGGCATGTCCTATGACAACACGGGGCACCTGGGCGCCTCCACCTGGAGGCACGTGGCGTTCGTCGAGCGGCCCGTGCCCATGCCGGGACACACGGTGGGGCTGGTGGACTTCTCGTGGCTGATGAGCTCGGACGTGTGCAAGCACTGCCAGCGCGCCGGGTGTCTGGAGGCGTGTCCCACGGGCGCCATCATCCGCACCGAGTTCGACACCGTGTACGTGCAGCCGGACGTGTGCAACGGCTGCGGCTACTGCGTGACGGCGTGTCCCTTCGGCGTCATCGATCGGCGCGAGGACGACGGGCGCGCGTGGAAGTGCACGCTCTGCTACGACCGGCTGGGCGAGGGCATGACGCCCGCGTGCGCCAAGGCGTGCCCCACCGCGTCCATCCAGTACGGCGACGTGGACGAATTGCGCGAGCGCGCCAGGCGCCGGGTGGAGCAGCTCCATGAGAAGGGCCTGGGCGAGGCCTACCTGTACGGCGCGGATCCGGAGAGCCAGCCGGGCACGGGAGGGCTCAACGCCTTCTTCCTGCTGGTGGACAAGCCCGAGGTCTACAACCTGCCGCCCGACCCCGTGGTGCCGACGATGAAGGGCAAGGAGTCCTGGGCGATGGCGGGCTGGGGCGCGCTGGGCATGGCGGCGCTGGCGCTCGGGGCGGTGCTGCTCGGAGGGGGAAGCACGCGTGAGTAA